AAAAGCGTCCCTCGGCGAAGGAGCGACCGTGACGTCTTCCCCCACCCCGTACGGCGACAGGCCACCCGGAACGCCAATGTCACCGGCGGCCCTGCGCAAGAGCCTCGGTGTGGTCGACGGCATCGCCATCGCGGCCTCGTCGACCGCGGCCACCACCAGCATCGGCATCGGACTGGGCGTCACCGCCACAGCCGTCGGGCTGCACCTCCCGATCATCATGCTGCTCGCCTTCCTGCCGATCCTCGGCATCGCGAGCGCCTACTCCCGGCTCAACAGGGTCGAGCCGAACATGGGCAGCGGCTACGTCTGGGTAGGCCGCTCGCTCAGCCCCTGGCTCGGCTTCCTCGTCGGCTGGATCGGCATCGTCTCCACGATCGTTTTCCTCGCCTACACCACCACCGTCACCGGCTCCGCCCTGCTCCAGCTCGCCGGCGAGAGCGGACTGCACGAACTGGCCGGGCTCCGGCTCGACCCGGACTCCACCGCCCAGTCGACCGTGCTCGGCATCGTCGTCCTGGTCGCCGTCACCTTCACCGCGGTCACCGGCCTGCGGTCGGCCGCCACGTTCCAGAAGTACCTGCTGGTCTTCGAGTACGCCGTCCTGCTCGGCTTCTGCGGATACGGCCTGTTCGCCGGCTCGCAGCCCTTCAGTCTCGACTGGCTCAACCCGTTCACCATCCCCTCCTTCGAGCAGCTCGCCCAGGGGCTGCTGCTCTCCGTCTTCTGCTTCTGGGGATTCGAGTCCACCTTCAGCGTCACCGAGGAGATCAAGGACCCGCAGGACGCCTCCAAGGCCGGGCTCATCACGCTCTTCACGATGCTGGGACTCTTCCTGCTCGGCTCCTTCGCCTTCCAGCGCGTCCTGCCGCTCGACGAGCTGACCGCCCACGGCGCCCAGGGGCTCACCTACTTCGGCAACCAGCTGGCCGACCAGCCGCTCGCCGCCCTCCCGTTGATCGCCCTCACCCTGTCCGCCGTCGCCTCCCTCCAGTCCGGAGTGATCCCGACGGTGCGCGGCATGTTCGCCATGGGCCGCGACCGCACGCTCGGACCCCTGTGGACCAAGGTCAGCCCGCGGTACGGAACACCCGCCGCCGGGACCGTCGCGGTCGGCTGCATCGCCGCCGCCATCGCCGTGCTCTCCCTCGTCATCCCGAAGGTCGGCGACCTCATCCTGGCCTCCGTGAACGCGATCGGGGTCGTCGTCTCGATCTACTACGCCCTCACCGCGCTGGCCGCCGCGGCCCGCTTCCGCGGCTCGTTCCGGGAGAGCTGGTCCCTGGCGGTACGGGCGGTGGTGCTCCCCGTGACCAGTGCGCTCGTCCTGCTCGCGCTCGGCGGATACCTCTGCTGGACCTTCGCCACCTCGGTGGACCACTTCGAGGTCAGCCCGGACAACGGCTGGTTCATGCTCCTGTGCCCGGCCGTCATCCTGCTGACCGGCTTCGTCGCGGCGGCCTGGGCCAAGTGGGTAAGGAAGTCCCCGTACTTCGTCACCGGCCGGTCCGTCGCCCCGGACACCCTCGCGGAACCCGCCCCCGGCCCGGCCTGACCCCCGCCCCTCGCCCAGCCGCCCCACCGCCGCCCGACGAAACGGAACCCCATGCCCCGCACCCCCGCCGACCTCGTCCTCACCGGCGGCCCCGTCCACACGACGGACGCCGCCCGCACCCGCGCCACCACGGTCGCCGTCACCGGCGACCGCATCACCGCCGTCGGCCACGACGAGGTACGCGAACTCATCGGCCCGCGCACCGAGGTGGTGGACCTCGCCGGACGGCTCCTGCTCCCCGGCTTCCAGGACGCCCACATCCACCCGGTCACCGCCGGGCAGGAACTCGCGCAGTGCGACCTCACGGACGTCAAGGGCGCCACCGCCACCATCGCCGCCGTACGCGGCTACGCCGACGCCAACCCGGACCGGGAGTGGATCACCGGCGGCGGCTGGTCCATGGACGCCTTCGACGGCGGCGCCCCCACCCGGCAGCAGCTCGACACCGCCGTCCCGGACCGCCCCGCCTTCCTGGTCAACCGCGACCACCACGGCGCCTGGGTCAACAGCAGGGCCCTCGCCCTCGCCGGGATCGACCGCCACACCCCCGACCCGGCCGACGGCCGCATCGAGCGCGACGACCGGGGCGAACCCACCGGACTCCTCCAGGAGGGCGCCATGGACCTGGTCGCCCGCCACACCCCTCGCTCCACCGCCGCCGACCGCCTCGCCGGACTGCTCCGCGCCCAGCGTCTGCTCCACGCGTACGGCATCACCGCCTGGCAGGACGCCATCGTCGGCACCTACGGCTCAATGGACGACGTGGCCGACGCCTACCTCACGGCGGACCGCGACGGCTCGCTCACCGCCCGCGTCACCGGAGCCCTGTGGTGGGACCGCGAACACGGCAGCGAGCAGATCCCCGGACTCGTCGCCAGGCGCGAGGAGTTGAACGGCCGGAACTTCCGCGCCGGAACGGTGAAGATCATGCAGGACGGAGTCGCCGAGACCGGCACCGCCGCCCTCCTCGCCCCGTACCTCGACGCCTGCGGCTGCGCCACCGCCAACAGCGGCACCAGCTTCGTCGACCCCGTGGAGCTGCGCCGGTACGTCACCGAACTGGACGCCCTCGGCTTCCAGACCCACTTCCACGCCCTCGGCGACCGGGCGGTGCGCGAGGCCCTGGACGCCGTCGAGGCCGCCCGCACCGCCAACGGACACACCGACACCCGGCCCCACCTCGCCCACCTCCAGATCGTCCACCCCGACGACATCCCCCGCTTCCGCGCTCTCGGGGCCACCGCCAACATCCAGCCGCTCTGGGCCGCCCACGAACCGCAGATGGACGAGCTGACCATCCCCTTCCTCGGCGGCGAACGAGCCGCGCTCCAGTACCCGTTCGCCGCATTGCTGCGCTCCGGCGCCACGGTGGCCGCCGGTTCCGACTGGCCGGTCAGCAGCGCCGATCCGCTGCACGGCATCCACACCGCCGTCAACCGCGTCGCACCGGGCGGCGACAGCCCGGTCTTCCTCCCCGAGCAGCGCATCACCCTGACCGAGGCCCTGGCCGCTTACACGGCCGGCTCGGCGTACGTGAACCACCTGGACGACACGGGCAGCATCCGGGCCGGTGCCCTGGCCGACCTGGTGGTCCTGGACCGCGACCTCTACGCCGCACCGCCCGAGGAGATCGCTGAGGCACGGGTCCTGGCGACATATGTGGGCGGCCGCCGGGTGTACGGGGACTGACTCACGGCCACTGGGCGGTGCCGACGATGCGCGCCCGCAGGGGGAGGCCGACGGGGCGGCTGCCGCTGCTCCTCGCCCCGAGCTCCTGCCGACGGGCGTGCGATAGGTTGCCCGCCATGACCGAACCAGGCCCCGTCACGCGGCCACCTGCGCCGATCAGGACCGAGCGGCTCGTGCTCCGCGCGCCCGAGGCCCGGGACCGGGCGGCGTTCATCGAGCTGCACGCCTCGCCGGAGGTGGGCGCCTACGTCGGTGGCCCCCGACCGCGTGACGAGCTGGAGCGTGAGATGCCCGAGGTGCCCGGCCGGCGTCCCGGCCTCTTCGTCGTCGAACTCGACGGAGCGATGATCGGCCAGATCACGCTCATCAAGGCAACAGGGCACCTGGGTCGGGCTGCCGGGAGAACGGAGCTCGGCTACCTGTTCCTGCCGCAGGCGTGGGGCCGCGGATATGCCGCCGAGGCGTGCGCAGCGGCACTCGCCTGGTTCGCCGGAGCTTCTCCCGGCGAACCAGTGGTGCTCGCCACCCAGACCGCCAACCTCCGGTCGATGCGACTCGCGGCGAAGCTGGGCTTCACCGAGGCGGAACGGTTCGAGGAGTACGGCGCCGAGCAGTGGTTCGGGGTACGGCCGCCGGTCGCACCATCCGGTTGAGCTCGTGCGCGACCGCGCGAGGTGTTCCCCGAGTCCGTCCGGACCATCGCCGTGAAGATCAAACAGCTCTCCCGGGAACGACCCGGTGTCCTGGACGAGGCCGACGGCTTCGGCCGGCCCCCACCGGCCCACGCGGCGCGCTCCCGCCGCCCCCTCGCACCGCGTACGGTTGTTCGTGATCGATCGAGCGGAAAAGTCGGAAAAGGGAGTCCACGGGAATGGCGCAGCACGTACAAGGGGTCATCGCACCGGGCAAGAACGAGCCGGTACGGGTCGAGACGATCGTGATTCCGGACCCCGGCCCCGGTGAGGCCGTGGTCAAGATCCAGGCGTGCGGCGTCTGCCACACCGACCTGCACTACAAGCAGGGCGGCATCAACGACGACTTCCCCTTCCTCCTCGGCCACGAGGCCGCGGGCATCGTGGAGTCCGTGGGCGACGGCGTCACCGACGTGGCGCCCGGCGACTTCGTCGTCCTCAACTGGCGTGCCGTGTGCGGACAGTGCCGCGCCTGTCTGCGCGGCCGCCCCTGGTACTGCTTCGACACGCACAACGCGAAGCAGAAGATGACCCTGCTGGACGGCACCGAGCTCTCCCCGGCCCTCGGCATCGGCGCGTTCGCCGAGAAGACCCTCGTCGCCTCCGGCCAGTGCACCAAGGTCGACCCCGAGGTCGCTCCGGAGGTTGCCGGGCTCCTCGGCTGCGGCGTGATGGCGGGCATCGGCGCCGCCATCAACACCGGCCAGGTCGGCCGCGGCGACTCCGTCGCGGTCATCGGCTGCGGCGGTGTCGGCGACGCGGCGATCGCGGGCGCACGGCTGGCCGGCGCGGCGAAGATCATCGCCGTGGACATCGACGACCGCAAGCTGGAGACGGCGAAGAAGATGGGTGCCACGCACACCGTCAACTCCCGCAGCAGCGACCCGGTCGAAGCCATCCGCGCGCTCACCGACGGCAACGGCGCCGATGTCGTCATCGAGGCGGTCGGCCGCCCGGAGACGTACAAGCAGGCCTTCTACGCCCGGGACCTCGCGGGCACCGTCGTCCTCGTCGGCGTCCCCACCCCGGAGATGCAGCTCGAACTCCCGCTCCTGGACGTCTTCGGCCGCGGCGGCTCGCTCAAGTCCTCCTGGTACGGCGACTGCCTGCCCTCGCGCGACTTCCCGATGCTCATCGACCTGCACCAGCAGGGCCGGATCGACCTCGGCGCGTTCGTCACCGAGACCATCGGCCTCGGCGACATCGAGCAGGCCTTCGCCCGGATGCACGACGGAGACGTCCTGCGCTCGGTGGTGGTCTTCTGATGACCGCCCGCATCGACCACCTCGTCACCTCCGGCACCTTCGCCCTCGACGGCGGCGAGTGGGACGTCGACAACAACGTCTGGATCGTCGGCGACGACACCGAGGCAGTCGTCATCGACGCCGCCCACGACGCCGCCGCCATCGAGGCCGCACTCGGCGGCCGTACGCTGCGCGCCATCATCTGCACCCACGCGCACAACGACCACATCGACGCGGCCCCGGCACTCGCCGCCGCCACCGGCGCACCGGTCCTGCTCCACCCCGACGACCTGCCGCTGTGGAAGCAGACCCACCCGGACCGGGCCCCGGACGGCGAACTGACCGACGGCCAGGAGATCCGGATCGCGGGCACGACGCTCACCGTCCTGCACACCCCGGGGCACGCCCCGGGGGCCGTCTGCCTGTACGCCCCCGAGCTGTCCACCGTCTTCACCGGTGACACGCTCTTCCAGGGCGGGCCCGGCGCCACCGGGCGGTCGTTCTCGCACTTCCCGACGATCGTCGCCTCGATCCGGGACCGGCTGCTCGCCCTGGACCCGGCGACCACCGTCCGCACCGGACACGGCGACTCCACGACCATCGGCGCGGAGGCTCCGCAGCTGGACGAGTGGATCGCCCGCGGCCACTGAGGCAGGGACTCATCCCTCCGGCCACGCGGAGAGCCGCAGCCCGCTCTCGAAGCGGCGCGGCTCTCCCGTGACCGGATCAGTGAACTCCAGCACCCTGGCCAGGAGTTGCAGCGGGTGTGTGAAGTCGTCGGGCGCGCCCTCCGCCTCGACCACGGGGTAGACGGGGTCATGGACGAGCGGCAGTCCGAGGCTGTTCATATGGACCCGGAGCTGATGCGTCCGCCCGGTGGCGGGCAGTAGCCGGTAGCGGCCGAGCCCGTCGCGGTGCTCCACCAGCTCGACGCGGCTCTCGCTGTTCGGCTCGCCGGTCTCCTCGCGGGCGGCGATCACCCCGCGCTCCTTCACGATGCGGCTGCGCACGGTGCGGGGGAGTGCCAGCGAGGGATCGTACGGTGCCACCGCCTCGTACTCCTTGCGCACCAGGCGGTCCCGGAACAGCGTCTGGTACGCGCCCCGTTCCTCCGGCCGCACGACGAAGAGGACGAGCCCCGCGGTCAGCCGGTCCAGCCGGTGGGCGGGCTGGAGCAGCGGCAGCCCCAGCTCGCGGCGGAGCCGGGCCACCGCGGTCTCGGTGATGTGCCGGCCGCGCGGCGTCGTCGCCAGGAAGTGCGGCTTGTCCGCGATGACCAGATGTTCGTCCCGGTACACCACGCCGACCGGGAAGGGGACCGGCTCCTCCGGTGCGAAGTCCCGGTGGAACCAGAGATGCAGGCCCGCCGTGTACGGCTCGTGGCCCGTCACCGCACCCCGGACGGAGACGAACCGGCTCCCGGTCAGCATGGCGTCGACCTGCTCCGCGCCGATCGCGTCCGCGAACCGCGCCAGCAGATGATCGCGAACCGTCGGCCACTGCCCTTCCGGATCCTCCGGGAGCCGCACCCGCACCGGATCGACCCCGTCGCGCTGGGGCAGCGGCGACGGCGGAGGCTTCGCGCGCCCTCTCATCGGGGCACGCCGGACGCCTTGGTGCTGGTTCTCATGGTGCCGGGCATCCTTTCACAGCGTCGGGCCCGCGGGCGGCAGCGGGAGTCCACGGGCATCTCCTCGAACTGAAAGGATTCAACGCCTGTCATCCGGGGGTAGAAAGCGCTTGCGATGCGGGCAGGGCCCGCACTCGCACCCGCACCCGCATCCTCGAAGGAGCCCCGCCATGTCCCCCGCGCGCAGAACCGGCCCCGCCCTGCTGACCGCCGTGGCAGCCGTGACCGCCCTCGCCACGCCCGCCGTTGCCGACGCGGCAGCGGCGCCCGCCCCCGCGCCCACCGGCTGTACCGGAACCGCCCCCGTGGTCTGCCACTTCGACGTGGCCCCCGGCACCTATCGGGTCACCGCACGCATCGGCGGCGCCGCCGAAGGCCGTACGACGGTCACTGCCGAGACGCGGCGCGCCATGCTCGGCGAGACGCCGACCGCCGCCGGACGGCAGGTGGTTCGTACGTTCACCGTCAATGTGCGCGAGCCCGAGGGGGAGCCCACCGGGGCGAGCGGCAGTCCCGGTCTCGACCTCACCTTCGGGGGGCCGGCCCCTCTCCTCGCGGACCTGCACGTGACCCCGGCGCCGCGCACCCCGCAGTTGTTCCTGATCGGCGACTCGACCGTCTGTGACCAGCTCGGCAGCCCCTACACGGGGTGGGGGCAGGAGCTTCCTCAGTACCTTCGGGCGGGCATATCCGTCGCCAACTACGCCGACTCCGGTGAGAGTTCACAGACGTATCTCGACCAGCCCCAGCTCTTCCCCACGGTCCGCCCGCTGATCCGCCGGGGCGACACCGTGCTCATCCAGCTGGCCCACAACGACAAGCAGACGACCGAGGCGGACTACCGGGCCAACCTCACCACCATGATCGACGCGATCCGTGCCGAGGGCGGGCGCCCCGTGCTGGTCACCCCGATCGTCCGCCGCTGGTTCAACACCGACGGCACTCTGGACAACGGCACCGCGCTCCTGGTCAACGGCCTCGGGGTCGACCTGCCCGCGCAGGTCCGTCTCCTGGCCGCCGAAAAGGACGTGCCGCTCGTCGACCTGACGGTCCTCACCCGTCAACGGGTGGAGGAGCTCGGCCCCGAAGGTTCCAAGGCGCTCTACCTCACCGACGAGAAGCGCGACAACACGCACACCTCCGAACGCGGAGCCACGGAGTACGCCGCCATGGTCCGCGACGCGCTGCGTGACCAGCACCTGCTGCCGGGGCGTCTGTTCCGCTGACCCGAAGGCCCCCGCCCCTGCCCAGGCCGAAGCCGGGGCAGGGGCAGGGGCGGGCTCAGCCCAGCGGGGCGAACACCAACGAGAACTCCGCCGGCGCCGCATCGAGCCGGTGCTCCGGCAGCACGCCCGGCCCGCAGGACTGCGAGCCGATGCCCTGCACCGCGTGGTCGAGGTTGACCCAGACGCGGTCCCCGGCCACCAGATCCGGCAGGTGCTCCGCCGCGTCCAGCTGCTCGCTCGTCCAGCGCCGCGCGGTGAACCAGAACGGCGTACCGCCCTCCACCCGCAGCCCCGAACCGCCGGTGTCCGCCAGCTCCGCCCATCGGACGTCGGCCCGGGCCCCGTTCTCCTGAGGCCTGACGTACGGGGTCTGGAGCGCGTCCACCCCCATCTGCCACTGCCCGAGCATCGCGGCGGCCCGGGTGTCCGGATACGCCTCACCCGGCCCGCCGCCGAACCAACGCGCACCGCCGTACGCCGCGGGCAGCCCGAACCGGATGCCGAGCCGGGGCAGCGGCACCCGCCAGTCGCCCTCCGGCACCACGGACACCGTCAGCCCGAGCCGGTCCCCGGCGGCCGTCCACCGGTACGTGGTGCGCAGCCCCAGGTCCCAGCCCGCCGGCGCCACCCGGGTCCGTACCGTCAGCGCGTCCCCGTCCGCCTCGACCGCGTCGATCCGGTGCCGCATCCGGTGCAGCCCCAGCTCCCGCCAGCGCAGCCCGTACCGCTCGTCCGGCTGCCAGGCCGCCCCGTTGTCGTTGTCAGTGGGCGCCCGCCACACGTCCAGCCGCAGCCCCTCCACCGGAATGCCCCCGATGCGCACCGGAGTCCCGGTCGCCGCGTCGAAGACGCCCGGTCCGAGGGTGATCACGCCGCCGGACCGTGCGGGCCGCTCACCGGCCGCAGGCGCCGGGGTGGCCGGTGAGCCCGTCTCCAGCTGGCCCCACGCCACCACGTGCCCGCGTTCGGCCCAGGCGGTGTCCTCGGCGAGCACGGCCCGTACCGTCCACAGGCCGTCGCCCGCGGCGCCGGGTGTCACCTCCGCCGAGGCGCCCGGTGCCAGCTCCGGCACCGTCAGGGTGCCCGAGTCGACGACCGTTCCGTCCACCTCGCGGGTCCAGACGAAGTCCAGGTGCCCCAGCCCGGCGAAGTCGTGGCCGTTGGTGACCGCGAACGAACCGGGCGCCGAACCCGGGCCGATCCGCACCGGCTCGATGACCTTCTTGTACTCGACGAGCCCGGGGGAGGGCGTACGGTCCGGGAAGAGCAGCCCGTCGCAGACGAAGTTGCCGTCGTGCAGCTCCTCGCCGAAGTCCCCGCCGTAGGCGAAGCCGTGCTCCGGATGGGCGAAGCCGTGATCGATCCACTCCCAGACGAAGCCGCCCTGGCAGCGCTCGTACCGCTCGAAGAGCCGCTGGTACTCGCTCAGGCCGCCCGGCCCGTTGCCCATGGCGTGCCCGTACTCGCACATGATGAAGGGCATCGCCCGCCGCCGGGCGTCGAGTTCCGCGTCACCCCAGGGCTCCTCCGCACGCTTGCCGATGAGTTCGACCTCGGCGTGCGTCGGATACATCCGCGAGTACAGATCGACGTCCTTGCAGGAGAGGTCGCCCTCGTAGTGCACCAGCCGCTCCGGGTCACGCCCCCTGATCCACTCGGCCATCGCGGTCAGGCCGCTGCCCGAACCGCACTCGTTGCCCAGTGACCAGATGATCACCGAGGCGTGGTTCTTGTCGCGCTCGACCATCCGGGCCGCCCGGTCGAGCAGCGCGGGGGTCCACCGCTCGTCGTCGACCGGGTTGCGCCGCCACTCCAGGTCGACAAAGCCATGTGTCTCCAGATCGCACTCGTCGATCACCCAGAGACCCAGCTCGTCGCACAGGTCGAGGAAGGCCGGGTGCGGCGGATAGTGGCTGGTCCGTACGGCGTTGATGTTGTGCCGCTTCATGAGCACCAGATCGCGCCGCATCGTCTGCGCGTCGACGGCCCGGCCCGTCTCCGGGTCGAACTCGTGCCGGTTCACCCCGCGGAACAGCAGCCGCCGGCCGTTGACCTTGATGACGCCGTCCTCGACCACGACCGTACGGAACCCGATCCGCAGCGGGATCCGCTCGCCGGCCGTGACCAGCTCCGCGTCGTACAGCCGGGGCGTCTCGGCGGTCCACGGCTCGACCGGCAGGGTCACGGACTCGCCCGCGGCGATGTCGACACCCAGCTCGGGCACCAGGACCCGGCCGTCCGCCCCCTCGCACTCCACCCGCAGCGTGCCGGAGCCCTCCCGGTGGTCGTAGCCCGCGTGCACGAAGAAGTCCCGGGGGGCACCGTCCGGGCGGTGGAGCAGAGTCACCTCACGGAAGATGCCCGGCAGCCACCACTGGTCCTGGTCCTCCAGATAGCTCCCCGACGACCAGGCGTGCACCCGTACGGCGAGGACGTTCTCGCCGGGGTTCAGCAGATCGCCCACGGCGAACTCGTGCGGCAGCCGGGATCCCTTGAAGTCGCCCAGCTCCTGCCCGTTGAGCCAGACCCGGGCGCTCGATTCCACACCGTCGAACCGGAGCACGAACGCGCCGTCCTGCGGCCGGTCACCCGGCAGGGTGAACGTCCGCAGATGGTCGCCCGTCGGGTTCTCGGTCGGCACCCGCGGTGGGTCGACGGGGAAGGGATAGACGACGTTCGTGTACGCGGGAGCGCCGCCGGCCCCCTGGAGCACCCAGTGACCGGGCACCGCGACCGTCCCCCACGCCGAGGCGTCGAACCCCGGCCGGGCGAACGACTCGTCCTCGGTTCCGGCCCCGGCGGAGAGCCGGAATCCCCACTCGCCGTTCAGGGACATCCGCCAGGCATCGGACGTCGCGCACCAGGAGCGCGGCGCGAGCCCACCGGAAGCCGGGCTCGGGTCCTCGTACCAGGGCAGCGTGTCGGTGTCGGTGCGGCTCATGCTTCTCCTCGCTAGGAAAACGCCCTTCTCGGTAAGGACGTTAACTACGAATGAACCGTTTCAACAAGGGGGGTGGTGGCTCGGATGCCGAAGCGCTCGGCGACGTCGTTGATGCGGTCCGGAGTGCCGGTCCGGTGAGGGGGGTGGCGCCGGCCTCCCCGCCGCGACGGCCCCGACAACGCAAAGTGCCGACCAGGATCTCTCCTGATCGGCACATGCTCTGTGTCCGAGGGGGGACTTGAACCCCCACGCCCGATAAAGGGCACTAGCACCTCAAGCTAGCGCGTCTGCCATTCCGCCACCCGGACTAGGTGTCTGTCTCGCGGGCCCGGCCCGTTCCGACGTGGAAAACCATAGCAAACATTGAGGGGTGCTCGATCACGCCCCGGTCGGTGTGACGGGCGTATGGCGAGGGGTGGGCGGCCTTGGGTACGCGGGCCGGGCGCGGGAGGATGAGGGAGAGCACCACAGCGACAGTGGAAGGAACCAGCGTGAGCGAGACCAAAGCGGCCAGGACCGGCTCCGGTGAGAGCGCCGAGAACGAGGTCGTGGACCTCTGTCGTGACCTGATCCGGATCGACACCAGCAACTACGGGGACCACTCGGGACCGGGTGAGCGGCTGGCCGCGGAGTATGTGGCCGAGAAGCTTGCCGAGGTCGGTCTTGAGCCCCAGATCTTCGAGTCCCACAAGGGCCGCGCCTCCACCGTGGCGCGGATCGAGGGCGAGGACCCGTCCAAGCCGGCCCTGCTGATCCACGGCCACACCGACGTCGTCCCGGCCAACGCCCACGACTGGACGCATCACCCCTTCTCCGGGGAGATCGTGGACGGCTGTGTGTGGGGCCGGGGCGCGGTCGACATGAAGGACATGGACGCGATGACCCTGGCGGTCGTACGCGACCGGATGCGCAGCGGCCGCAAGCCCCCGCGCGACATCGTGCTCGCCTTCCTCGCCGACGAGGAGGCGGGCGGCACGTACGGGGCGCGGTACCTCGTCGACAAGCACCCGGACCTGTTCGAGGGCGTCACCGAGGCCATCGGTGAGGTCGGCGGCTTCTCCTTCACGGTCAACGAGAACCTGCGGCTGTATCTCGTCGAGACCGCGCAGAAGGGCATGCACTGGATGCGGCTGACCGTGGACGGCACGGCCGGCCACGGTTCGATGACCAACGACGACAACGCGATCACCGAGCTGTGCGAGGCGGTCGGGAGGCTGGGGCGGCACAACTGGCCGGTCCGGGTGACCAAGACCGTGCGCTCCTTCCTGGACGAGCTGTCCGACGCGCTCGGCACCCCGCTCG
This genomic interval from Streptomyces sp. NBC_00464 contains the following:
- a CDS encoding M20/M25/M40 family metallo-hydrolase, with the translated sequence MSETKAARTGSGESAENEVVDLCRDLIRIDTSNYGDHSGPGERLAAEYVAEKLAEVGLEPQIFESHKGRASTVARIEGEDPSKPALLIHGHTDVVPANAHDWTHHPFSGEIVDGCVWGRGAVDMKDMDAMTLAVVRDRMRSGRKPPRDIVLAFLADEEAGGTYGARYLVDKHPDLFEGVTEAIGEVGGFSFTVNENLRLYLVETAQKGMHWMRLTVDGTAGHGSMTNDDNAITELCEAVGRLGRHNWPVRVTKTVRSFLDELSDALGTPLDPEDMDATLAKLGGIAKMVGATLRNSAAPTMLGAGYKVNVIPGQATAHVDGRFLPGYEQEFLADLDRILGPRVKREDVHGDKALETDFDGSLVDAMQIALKAEDPIARAVPYMLSGGTDAKSFDDLGIRCFGFAPLKLPPELDFAGMFHGVDERVPVEGLKFGARVLDRFIDHS
- a CDS encoding glycoside hydrolase family 2 TIM barrel-domain containing protein; translated protein: MSRTDTDTLPWYEDPSPASGGLAPRSWCATSDAWRMSLNGEWGFRLSAGAGTEDESFARPGFDASAWGTVAVPGHWVLQGAGGAPAYTNVVYPFPVDPPRVPTENPTGDHLRTFTLPGDRPQDGAFVLRFDGVESSARVWLNGQELGDFKGSRLPHEFAVGDLLNPGENVLAVRVHAWSSGSYLEDQDQWWLPGIFREVTLLHRPDGAPRDFFVHAGYDHREGSGTLRVECEGADGRVLVPELGVDIAAGESVTLPVEPWTAETPRLYDAELVTAGERIPLRIGFRTVVVEDGVIKVNGRRLLFRGVNRHEFDPETGRAVDAQTMRRDLVLMKRHNINAVRTSHYPPHPAFLDLCDELGLWVIDECDLETHGFVDLEWRRNPVDDERWTPALLDRAARMVERDKNHASVIIWSLGNECGSGSGLTAMAEWIRGRDPERLVHYEGDLSCKDVDLYSRMYPTHAEVELIGKRAEEPWGDAELDARRRAMPFIMCEYGHAMGNGPGGLSEYQRLFERYERCQGGFVWEWIDHGFAHPEHGFAYGGDFGEELHDGNFVCDGLLFPDRTPSPGLVEYKKVIEPVRIGPGSAPGSFAVTNGHDFAGLGHLDFVWTREVDGTVVDSGTLTVPELAPGASAEVTPGAAGDGLWTVRAVLAEDTAWAERGHVVAWGQLETGSPATPAPAAGERPARSGGVITLGPGVFDAATGTPVRIGGIPVEGLRLDVWRAPTDNDNGAAWQPDERYGLRWRELGLHRMRHRIDAVEADGDALTVRTRVAPAGWDLGLRTTYRWTAAGDRLGLTVSVVPEGDWRVPLPRLGIRFGLPAAYGGARWFGGGPGEAYPDTRAAAMLGQWQMGVDALQTPYVRPQENGARADVRWAELADTGGSGLRVEGGTPFWFTARRWTSEQLDAAEHLPDLVAGDRVWVNLDHAVQGIGSQSCGPGVLPEHRLDAAPAEFSLVFAPLG